The sequence below is a genomic window from Cucumis melo cultivar AY chromosome 5, USDA_Cmelo_AY_1.0, whole genome shotgun sequence.
ctgATAATTGAAAAGTATGAAGGTCAATATGAGGTAAAGCTCATTTGGGGTCCGCTCATATAATTGATAGGAAggataataaaaaaatcaaagtaaaaccaaaagaaagaaaatcaatCTTAGATGTGGGGATACATATGCGATTCATGTAAGGAGAGGCGTCGTTATCGTTCCaatagaaaatgaaaaggaCAAAGTTGGAGGTCACCGGTAGTAATAGTAAAGTAAGGAGAGAAATGACAAAGTGGATTTGGTTTCCAGATAATTCAATTCAATGCTTGCTGCcctaccacttcttttatttaacTTCAAAGTCGTAACCAAGACCACGACCAATTTCCTTTTATTCATTTCAATAATGTTGAGCTATTCCGTGTCCAGAGTCCACCCTCCCATTGTTTGTTTATGTTTGTCCACAATCTTAATACGTGGGCAAAACAAAAACTATAATATAGAGTCCATTTTGGTGTTCGTGTATCCCCCAAATTTCCACCGCCTAATATTGCCTttataatatttctttttatatatatacataaaaaaaaaaaaaaaaaaggaatgagTTATTCTTCTAGACACGTATGTATAAAATTGAtgataagaaagaaaagaattcaTAAATCTCATAACTAATCACAGTAGATTGGAGGTTTGTTTATCGATATGAAAGGGGAAGGAAAGAGGAGGAACAAaatggttaattttcataatccTGAGTTTGAGGTTGAGGGAGTCAGTAGTGTGTtatacaaaaatttaaataaggAGTAGTAAAGGCGAATCTCTTACTCAACCACCTATTATTCCAAACCAATGAAGAATTACAGCTAATATCAGCATGCATATTGCTAAGATCATACCAGGACGTCCAAGTAACCAATTCTTTGCTTTCTTTCCACCTTCTACACCTCTTTGAATTTTATCTGCCCAACGCATCTGTAATCAAGAGAGTTTTTATCAGAACCATAGAGAAGAATTCTGTTTGGGAAATAATGGGAAACGAACGACGTACCATTTTATCTAAATCCTCCGGTGAGAAAGATGATATAGCTTCCTGAGCTTTTGCTGCATCCTCAGGAGAAAGCTTCAGACCAAATTGTTCGCTCATATTTGCCATCATCTCTGGACTCATGTTCTTTATCATTGATGTGAACATCTAACACAGATTACACAAAACCAATTATTAAGAGCGAGTTAAGTATAGTAAAAGCAAATGAATTCACTCATTATATCGTTTATAGCTAAGATTTACAAACCTGCTGCATGGCTGGATTTTTCATTTGATTTCTCATTTGTTCTTGCATGTCAGTAGAAGAGGTTGGAATAGTTGAGTTAGACGAACTGCTCCGTAAGTTCGACAATGCATCATAAGAACTAGTGTTGCGTGTGGTTCTACTTCCACTCATACTGGATTGTTGACTCTCAAAAGATATTGACCGCGTATCAGAATCTGGTACATTGCCATTCCCAGAAGCAGACTCGTTCCTTTTCAAAGATGATGCAGTTTCGAACATCCTTTGTAGGTCTTCAGGTGGCATACTACTCATTATACGACTGGCCGAACTGAGCATCTCCGGGGTCATGTTTGCACTGTCCAGATTTGGGCCTAGACCGTCTGCGTTGAGGGGATTCGCCTCTTGAAAAGAAGAAGCCAATTTAAGCATTTCTTGAAGCTCACTTGGAGACATTTTGCTGATCATATTTGAGGCAGTGGCAACCATGTCTGGAGATATACCACCAGATTTTCCAAAGTTCATAGCAGCTAGAGTATCGGGATCAGCATTTGAAACAAATCTCTGAAATGATCTATAGAAAAtgtaaaagaataaaaacaCTGGTCAATAATTAATAAAACTCCAACTGAAAATCTTGTTTCATTTCCAGAATAATAAATCCTCACGCACAAAATCTGTAAGGATAGAAGAAAGCGATATAGAACTTAACTAGACAAAATACTCATAAATGTTCATGGACCtagtaaagaaaaaaagtaccacaatttttttaatataaaaaagaacAGTCCTATTGAAGAAGACAAAGGGGAAGAACGATGAATAGCCCAAAAGAAGCCAATAACTTCAATGACTCGCTCAACGCCTACTATCAAATAATTATGTTAAAAAATCCTGACTAAAGCATGCAGACCTGATAGCTTCTGGATCATCTCTCAATCCTTGTAAACTCTCAGAGTTTATACTCTTCTTGTAGGTATCAGCAGTCTTAGAATTGTCAATAACTTCTGGTGGTTTTGAAACAGAACTGTTTGTGGATATAGGGTTGTCTTCTTCAACTATTTCTTCAATGACAATTCCTATGGAATAGGATAGAAATGCAATGTCAGGTTCAATTTCTACGTAATGTTTCATCCCACCGCTCTCAAGGTACATAGAATACAGTGGAGAAGCAAAAAGGAAATACCTTTAGGTACATTCCTCCCACCTTGTTCGTTCAATTTTTTCTTGGCATCCCTGTGGCAACAATTATTTTCACAGAATATATCAGATGAATGAAGAAAGCCACTTGAAAACATGTGATACAATAGATTACAAATGCAAGAACAGGTGTTAAATTCTCAGTTGAACTTCCCACAAAACAGAACTCTGAGAAAACGCATACTTGgcccaaaaataaaataaattgggAAGGTGAGTCATTTCTCCATCTGAACCACACAAAGACTGGCAAGAGTTTCGATTAGACAGGTAGTGTAAAATATTTGGGGAAAAATAACTCACGATAAAACATCTGCAATAGTTTCATCATCAGGAGAAACTTCATGTGCCTTGCTCAAATCAGAAACAGCATCCTAACAaaatgaaatccaaaaaaatatCAGCAGATAGTAGAATTTGAATGAGTATGGTATCTTAAAATCAGTTAGCTAGCCGCCAATCATCACAAACTCACTTGAAATTGACATAATTCTTTATATGCTTGACCTCTCCGGTAAAGTGCTTTCACGTTTCTTGAATCATAAGCCAAAACCTACAGTAAGTGAAATCTTTGGTATCATAGATATAAAAAATCAATCATTTGAATAAATGCCACCTTTGAAATAATAAtcatatgcaaaaaaaaaaaaaaaaaaaaattcttggTCAGAGTCAAGGTGTGAAAATTCTCCACGGAATAACAAGGATTCTGGCACCTCATACATAGGAGATTATCAATTAATAATCCATGAAACAATTGAATTCCTAAAAGCGCATGACTAGAGCGCATCACTCAGTAATCAGTATACTTTCTTTTTAGTATATATGTCATGTAAAAGATGTTTGAAGCATGGACTCCATCTCTCCCCAATCAAAGGGCTTGCTGACTTTCAGATCTAAACATGAATATGAGtgttttaattaaaaacaaGGAATTTCCTTCAACCAAGTAATGAACAATTTCACTTTTTCTCCTCCCATGCTTGGAAATTTTCCACTACATCGAACTTCACACTCCAAGCTTATACAAAAATTCAAGCAGTTCAGTTGGAATCGAGATTGTGCATTTTATTTGGTGACACACTGGAATACAAGTTCTTGACCACATAGCTTGTCTAGTAACTTTTACATCAAATCTGATTATGTTTGCAGTAACTAATAAGGATACAAGATATTACACTATGTTGATATCATACAAAAAGAAAAGCTAAGAGTACATAATATCACATCGATATGGTAAActgaaatttaaaaattaaaaagaaaaagaaatctgcTTACCTCAGAACCCTCCCTTACGCAGTCATGATACTGTTTTGTTTTCAAGTAACATGACATCAAATTGAGTGAGCAAGCTAACAGAAGTGTTTGTCCTTTGGAAGATGAAATCCCCTTGAGGTTATTTTTAGCCTAAGAATCTCGAAGTAAAGACAGGGAGTTCATGAA
It includes:
- the LOC103491599 gene encoding outer envelope protein 61, which translates into the protein MMDPELMRLAQEQMSRMSPADFAKIQQQMMANPELMKMASESMKSMRPDDFRYAAEQLKHARPEDMAKIGEKMANASPEEIATMRTRVDAQANYELNAAEMLKTQGNKLHSQGKFNDALEKYLLAKNNLKGISSSKGQTLLLACSLNLMSCYLKTKQYHDCVREGSEVLAYDSRNVKALYRRGQAYKELCQFQDAVSDLSKAHEVSPDDETIADVLSDAKKKLNEQGGRNVPKGIVIEEIVEEDNPISTNSSVSKPPEVIDNSKTADTYKKSINSESLQGLRDDPEAIRSFQRFVSNADPDTLAAMNFGKSGGISPDMVATASNMISKMSPSELQEMLKLASSFQEANPLNADGLGPNLDSANMTPEMLSSASRIMSSMPPEDLQRMFETASSLKRNESASGNGNVPDSDTRSISFESQQSSMSGSRTTRNTSSYDALSNLRSSSSNSTIPTSSTDMQEQMRNQMKNPAMQQMFTSMIKNMSPEMMANMSEQFGLKLSPEDAAKAQEAISSFSPEDLDKMMRWADKIQRGVEGGKKAKNWLLGRPGMILAICMLILAVILHWFGIIGG